A genomic region of Porticoccaceae bacterium LTM1 contains the following coding sequences:
- a CDS encoding class II fumarate hydratase — MARKRKERDSLGEVWVPADALYGAQTQRAIDNFPVSGQPMPEAFIRSLLDVKAAAAKANGEVGALPKLMVASIVSACDKLLESASLMQHFPVDVFQTGSGTSTNMNANEVIAELASGILSSTVNPNDHVNCSQSSNDVIPTTIHVSVAREINSQLLPALAHLVEVIDQKGKTVKQYCKTGRTHLMDAMPVTMAQSLSGWSAQVRQNSENLTQRMPNLLQLAQGGTAVGTGVNADPDFAASFCRFLNERTKLQFLPASNRYALISSQNTAIELSGELKAIAVSILKIANDLRWMNSGPLAGLGEITLESLQPGSSIMPGKVNPVIPEAAAMAAAQVIGNDTAITIGGQSGNFELNVMLPMIARNLLESITLLSNSARLLADKAIAGFTVNEQRLQESLHRNPVLVTALNPIIGYEMAAKIAKQAYKDGRPIIEVALEKTDLSREQLERLLDPRRLTGD, encoded by the coding sequence ATGGCCAGGAAGCGAAAGGAGCGGGACAGCCTGGGTGAAGTCTGGGTGCCTGCCGATGCGCTCTACGGAGCACAAACCCAGCGCGCTATCGATAATTTTCCGGTCAGTGGCCAACCTATGCCGGAAGCCTTTATTCGTTCATTGCTGGATGTTAAAGCTGCTGCCGCCAAGGCTAATGGTGAGGTTGGGGCTCTGCCCAAGCTGATGGTAGCGTCGATAGTTTCTGCCTGCGACAAGCTGCTGGAGTCAGCATCTTTGATGCAGCACTTTCCGGTGGATGTATTCCAGACCGGTTCCGGTACCAGTACCAATATGAATGCCAATGAGGTGATTGCCGAGTTGGCGAGTGGAATATTGTCCAGCACTGTAAACCCTAATGATCATGTGAATTGCAGCCAGAGCAGCAATGATGTGATTCCTACGACTATTCACGTCAGTGTAGCCAGGGAAATCAACAGCCAATTACTACCTGCACTGGCCCACCTCGTGGAGGTAATTGATCAGAAAGGTAAAACGGTTAAGCAGTATTGCAAAACCGGTCGTACCCATTTGATGGATGCGATGCCGGTGACTATGGCGCAGTCGTTAAGCGGTTGGTCAGCACAGGTTCGTCAGAATAGTGAAAATTTGACGCAGCGTATGCCGAATCTTTTGCAGCTTGCACAAGGCGGCACTGCAGTGGGTACCGGTGTTAATGCTGACCCGGATTTTGCTGCCAGTTTTTGTCGATTCCTGAATGAGCGGACAAAGTTACAGTTTTTGCCAGCATCAAATCGATATGCCCTGATCAGCTCCCAAAATACAGCAATTGAACTCTCGGGAGAGCTTAAGGCAATTGCGGTATCCATCCTGAAAATTGCCAATGATCTGCGCTGGATGAATTCAGGGCCGTTAGCAGGTTTGGGTGAAATTACTCTTGAGTCATTACAGCCGGGATCATCAATCATGCCCGGCAAAGTTAACCCGGTAATTCCCGAAGCGGCTGCCATGGCAGCGGCACAAGTAATAGGTAACGATACAGCCATCACTATTGGTGGTCAGTCGGGAAACTTTGAGTTGAATGTAATGTTGCCAATGATTGCCCGTAATCTGTTGGAAAGTATCACTTTACTCAGCAACTCGGCGCGCCTGCTGGCTGATAAAGCTATCGCCGGTTTTACAGTCAACGAACAACGTTTGCAGGAGTCACTGCACAGAAATCCGGTGCTGGTTACTGCGCTTAATCCGATTATCGGCTACGAAATGGCGGCGAAAATTGCCAAGCAGGCATACAAAGACGGGCGGCCAATTATTGAGGTTGCTTTGGAAAAGACAGATCTTAGTCGGGAGCAGCTGGAGCGGCTGTTAGACCCCAGGCGGCTGACAGGTGATTAG
- a CDS encoding AbgT family transporter, translated as MSTSDSTNSSPNFLGRMLNGVERIGNKLPDPAMLFLFAMLIVWLLSWLLSGVQFDEINPQTGEALQVKNLLNGTEMAAFLSNMVTTFTSFAPLGVVLVAMLGVGVADASKFINTGLKLLLSRTASFLLTPMVIFIGILSHSAVDAGYVLVIPLGGIIFHAAGRHPLAGIAAAFAGVSGGFSANPVPSALDPLLQGFTQPAAQIIDAEYLVNPLCNYFFTASSCLLIILLGWFLTDKVLEPRLKRTAPLNDDIEEPEDLSNVSAKERKAFLVASLSMLVGAVLLVFALLPADSPFRDASGSLNSFGAPIMKSIVPLIFLFFLMPGVIYGYMSGIFKNSKDVIDAMSGSMRDMGYYIVMAFFCALFIKAFSDSNIGALLALKGAAGLKALALPGGITLFGIILLVGFVNIFVGSASAKWALLAPIFVPMLMQVGFSAELTQAAYRVGDSSTNIITPLMPYFPLVVVFCQRYVKSTGIGTLVSMMLPYSLVFLLSWTIFLVAYWGLGLPLGFQAGYTYP; from the coding sequence ATGTCCACCTCTGACAGTACCAATTCATCCCCAAACTTCTTAGGACGTATGCTTAATGGCGTCGAGCGCATCGGTAACAAGTTACCCGACCCCGCGATGCTGTTTCTGTTTGCCATGCTCATAGTCTGGCTGCTCTCCTGGCTGTTGTCCGGTGTTCAGTTCGATGAAATCAACCCGCAAACCGGTGAAGCCCTGCAGGTTAAAAACCTGCTCAACGGAACCGAAATGGCGGCGTTTCTATCCAACATGGTTACGACATTCACCAGTTTTGCGCCCCTTGGTGTGGTGCTGGTGGCAATGCTGGGTGTTGGAGTGGCCGATGCGTCCAAATTCATCAACACCGGCCTGAAGCTACTGCTCAGCCGCACTGCCAGCTTTTTGCTCACTCCGATGGTGATCTTTATCGGCATTCTCAGCCACAGCGCCGTAGATGCCGGTTACGTGCTGGTCATTCCGCTGGGGGGGATAATTTTCCACGCCGCCGGACGCCACCCGCTGGCGGGCATTGCAGCAGCCTTTGCCGGTGTATCTGGTGGCTTCAGTGCCAACCCGGTTCCGTCAGCACTGGATCCTTTGCTACAGGGCTTTACCCAACCGGCCGCGCAAATCATTGATGCCGAGTATTTGGTCAACCCACTCTGTAACTACTTTTTTACTGCCAGCTCCTGTCTGCTGATTATTCTGTTGGGCTGGTTCCTCACCGATAAAGTGCTGGAGCCACGCCTCAAGCGCACTGCACCCCTGAATGACGATATCGAAGAGCCGGAAGACCTGAGCAACGTCAGCGCCAAAGAGCGCAAGGCGTTTTTGGTAGCCTCATTAAGTATGCTCGTTGGTGCGGTGTTACTGGTATTCGCCCTTCTGCCCGCCGACTCTCCATTCCGCGATGCCAGCGGCTCGCTGAACTCTTTTGGCGCGCCGATCATGAAATCCATCGTGCCACTGATTTTCCTGTTTTTCCTGATGCCAGGCGTAATTTACGGTTACATGTCAGGGATTTTTAAAAACTCCAAAGACGTGATCGACGCCATGAGCGGCTCAATGCGCGACATGGGTTACTACATAGTGATGGCGTTTTTCTGCGCACTGTTTATCAAGGCATTCTCCGATTCCAACATCGGTGCGTTGCTGGCATTGAAAGGTGCTGCCGGTCTGAAGGCATTGGCACTGCCCGGTGGCATAACCCTGTTTGGCATTATCCTGCTGGTGGGCTTTGTGAATATCTTTGTCGGATCCGCATCCGCCAAATGGGCGTTATTGGCACCAATCTTCGTACCAATGCTGATGCAGGTAGGCTTCTCTGCGGAACTGACTCAGGCTGCTTATCGGGTGGGTGACTCATCCACCAATATCATTACTCCGTTAATGCCGTACTTCCCGCTGGTAGTAGTGTTCTGCCAACGCTATGTGAAGAGCACAGGTATCGGCACCCTGGTATCGATGATGCTGCCCTATTCGCTGGTGTTCCTGCTGAGCTGGACCATTTTCCTGGTCGCTTATTGGGGACTGGGCCTGCCACTAGGCTTCCAGGCAGGCTATACCTACCCCTAA
- a CDS encoding 2OG-Fe(II) oxygenase: MNILGSIACQNGEGSDEALFETIARDLREKGFSVNPASLPESLADNLFIHLQQMDDSAFIRAGIGREQDHNLNGFVRRDEICWINGESSAGQQWLDWAGRLQQFLNRRLLLGLFSFESHFAHYRPGDFYKRHLDAFKGQANRILSLVVYLNPGWGPEDGGELVLYRDEQDSEGLKVTPGFGTVAVFLSEDFPHEVLPAQRDRHSIAGWFRVNTSTANRVDPPK, from the coding sequence TTGAACATACTTGGCTCAATTGCCTGCCAGAATGGCGAGGGTAGTGACGAAGCGCTGTTTGAAACCATTGCCCGTGACCTGCGAGAAAAAGGCTTCAGCGTTAACCCCGCATCGCTGCCGGAATCTCTGGCTGACAATCTGTTCATCCACCTGCAACAGATGGACGACTCGGCATTTATACGTGCTGGTATTGGTCGCGAGCAGGATCACAACCTCAACGGTTTTGTACGCCGCGATGAAATCTGCTGGATAAATGGTGAATCGTCCGCTGGCCAGCAGTGGCTGGATTGGGCCGGACGCTTGCAACAATTTTTAAATCGTCGATTACTGTTGGGACTGTTCTCTTTTGAGAGCCACTTTGCCCACTACCGCCCCGGCGACTTTTACAAACGTCATCTGGATGCTTTTAAAGGCCAGGCCAACCGGATTTTGTCCCTGGTGGTCTATCTCAACCCCGGCTGGGGGCCTGAGGATGGCGGCGAACTGGTGTTATACCGCGACGAGCAGGATAGCGAAGGCCTGAAAGTGACACCCGGTTTTGGCACCGTGGCGGTATTTCTCAGTGAAGATTTCCCTCACGAAGTACTGCCAGCCCAGCGGGATCGTCACTCCATTGCCGGTTGGTTCAGGGTCAATACATCAACGGCCAATCGGGTGGATCCACCGAAGTAA
- a CDS encoding sulfite exporter TauE/SafE family protein → MEALWYSPLFWGLAIAGVILTGISKSGFAGGAGVMAVPLLALVMPVPAAAALMLPLLIVMDAKTVHYYWRSASKSELLHIVPAALLGIGLGGWLMGSLSSDWLQRILGIFCVLFACWQPLASILGRIPGGGWLWGAVSGVSSTLLHAGGPPINIYLVARALPKPLWLATASLFFAVMNLVKVIPYGLLGQWKSELLLMAALLLPAALVGVWLGHRIQRRINERQFMQCCRVLLLLSGISLLVKGFI, encoded by the coding sequence ATGGAAGCGTTGTGGTATAGCCCGCTGTTTTGGGGTTTGGCGATAGCCGGTGTCATTCTCACCGGTATTTCCAAATCCGGATTTGCTGGTGGAGCCGGTGTAATGGCAGTTCCTTTGTTGGCTTTGGTTATGCCGGTTCCCGCCGCAGCGGCATTGATGTTGCCATTGCTGATAGTGATGGATGCAAAAACGGTTCATTACTATTGGCGCAGTGCCAGTAAATCGGAATTGCTTCATATCGTGCCAGCAGCCTTGCTGGGTATTGGTTTGGGTGGTTGGCTGATGGGCAGTTTATCGTCGGATTGGCTGCAGCGCATTCTGGGTATTTTTTGTGTGCTGTTTGCCTGTTGGCAGCCATTGGCGTCGATACTTGGGCGTATTCCCGGAGGCGGCTGGTTGTGGGGTGCAGTGTCTGGTGTCAGTAGTACATTGCTTCATGCTGGCGGGCCGCCAATCAATATTTACCTGGTTGCTCGGGCATTGCCCAAGCCGTTATGGCTGGCTACTGCCAGTCTATTTTTTGCGGTAATGAATTTGGTAAAAGTTATACCCTACGGATTGCTGGGACAGTGGAAATCCGAATTGCTGTTGATGGCCGCGCTGCTTTTACCTGCGGCTTTGGTGGGTGTCTGGCTCGGCCATCGTATTCAGCGACGCATCAATGAGCGTCAGTTTATGCAGTGTTGTCGAGTACTGTTATTGCTTTCGGGAATTTCTTTGTTGGTGAAAGGGTTTATCTAG
- a CDS encoding pirin family protein: MFYYRPASERGRADFGWLQSNHSFSFGNYFDPKHMGVSMLRVINDDTVAPGAGFDTHGHHDMEIISYVLEGAIEHRDSMGNQFVVPAGEVQRMTAGTGITHSEFNHSQSDPLKFLQIWVIPNKRGLTPGYEQKEIVQNGSLTPLVTPDGREGSLMMHQDVSISRLVLAADESITIDTGEGQSRRAGYLHVINGGAKAANYSLVEGDGLGVIGEPLSVKAGDQGITALWFDLPPAQFPLRDAS, encoded by the coding sequence ATGTTTTACTATCGACCAGCAAGTGAGCGTGGCAGGGCCGATTTTGGTTGGCTGCAAAGCAATCACAGCTTTTCCTTTGGCAACTATTTCGATCCCAAACATATGGGAGTATCAATGTTGCGAGTGATTAACGACGATACCGTTGCACCGGGTGCCGGTTTCGATACCCACGGTCATCACGACATGGAAATTATCTCCTATGTGCTTGAAGGTGCGATTGAACATCGCGACAGCATGGGCAACCAGTTTGTTGTTCCTGCTGGTGAAGTGCAGAGAATGACAGCGGGCACCGGCATCACGCACTCGGAATTTAACCACTCGCAAAGCGACCCACTGAAATTTCTGCAAATATGGGTAATCCCCAACAAGCGTGGATTAACACCCGGCTATGAGCAGAAAGAGATTGTGCAAAATGGCAGTCTGACACCATTGGTGACGCCAGATGGTCGCGAAGGTTCGCTGATGATGCATCAGGATGTCAGTATTTCACGGCTGGTATTGGCTGCTGATGAATCAATTACGATTGATACTGGTGAAGGACAGAGTCGTCGCGCTGGATACCTGCATGTGATCAACGGCGGCGCCAAAGCTGCGAATTACAGTTTAGTGGAAGGCGATGGCTTGGGTGTTATTGGCGAGCCCTTGTCAGTTAAAGCTGGCGATCAGGGGATCACTGCGTTGTGGTTTGATTTGCCTCCGGCGCAGTTTCCTTTGCGGGATGCCAGCTGA
- a CDS encoding LysR family transcriptional regulator, whose translation MAKTTFEQWRMFKAVVDHGGFNQAAEAIHKSQSSVHHAVRKLEEQLGIELFEVHGRKTILTPHGELLLSRGNYLLDELSRVEAVAESLSNGVESSLVIAVDEAFPHEIIYKVMENVSAKFPLLKIELLETVLSGSNDLIERNEAALGISPIAIADGLNEELMRVQFIAVAAHNHPLLAMNRELTANDLKTCRQIVVRDSALARKASAGWLGSEQRWTVSHVRTSLDLVSKGFGFAWLPEPLVQPYLEIGELKELPLAQGRQRSIAFYLNYAELDTLGPAAREFMGELRVQTMPYTKADLCE comes from the coding sequence ATGGCTAAAACTACGTTCGAACAGTGGCGAATGTTTAAAGCAGTGGTGGATCACGGAGGCTTTAACCAGGCGGCCGAGGCAATTCATAAAAGTCAGTCCAGTGTGCATCATGCTGTTAGAAAGCTTGAAGAACAGCTCGGAATTGAATTGTTTGAGGTGCATGGACGCAAAACTATTCTTACGCCGCATGGTGAGTTACTGCTATCTCGCGGTAATTATTTGCTGGATGAATTATCCCGTGTAGAGGCGGTGGCCGAATCGCTCAGTAACGGTGTGGAATCAAGTCTTGTCATAGCAGTTGATGAAGCCTTTCCCCATGAGATTATTTACAAGGTAATGGAAAATGTCTCGGCAAAGTTTCCCCTGTTGAAAATTGAGTTGTTGGAAACGGTGTTGTCTGGGAGCAATGATTTGATTGAACGCAATGAGGCTGCATTGGGAATTTCGCCAATTGCGATTGCCGATGGTTTAAATGAAGAGTTGATGCGGGTTCAGTTTATTGCGGTCGCCGCACATAACCATCCGCTGCTGGCAATGAATCGGGAACTAACCGCGAATGACCTGAAAACCTGTCGCCAGATTGTCGTTCGTGATTCGGCTTTGGCGCGAAAAGCCAGTGCCGGATGGTTGGGCTCTGAGCAACGCTGGACGGTTAGTCATGTACGTACTTCCCTGGATCTGGTGAGTAAGGGATTTGGTTTTGCCTGGCTGCCAGAGCCACTGGTACAACCCTATCTGGAAATTGGTGAATTAAAGGAATTGCCACTGGCGCAAGGCAGGCAGCGAAGTATTGCGTTTTATCTCAATTACGCTGAATTGGATACACTGGGTCCAGCGGCGAGAGAGTTTATGGGGGAGCTGCGCGTGCAGACTATGCCTTACACCAAAGCTGATTTGTGCGAGTAG
- a CDS encoding DoxX family protein, whose protein sequence is MTDSMSCKNLASVTNLLGRIGLGLIFFLAGLSKLQNYEGSGQYMASVGLPEFLLPLVIAFELIGPVMLVLGYRTCIVALAFAGFSVLSAILFHSNLGDQMQFIMFFKNIAIAGGFLILATSGSGACSLDAKRRS, encoded by the coding sequence ATGACCGATTCCATGAGCTGCAAAAATTTGGCAAGCGTCACCAACCTGTTGGGGCGTATCGGCCTTGGGTTAATCTTCTTTCTGGCGGGTTTGAGCAAACTGCAAAACTATGAAGGAAGTGGCCAGTATATGGCGTCAGTGGGGTTGCCGGAGTTTCTATTGCCTTTGGTGATCGCCTTTGAACTGATTGGGCCAGTGATGCTGGTATTGGGATATCGCACCTGCATTGTGGCATTGGCTTTTGCCGGCTTCAGTGTGCTGTCGGCAATCCTGTTTCATTCCAACCTTGGGGACCAGATGCAATTTATTATGTTCTTCAAAAATATAGCCATTGCCGGCGGGTTCTTGATTCTTGCAACAAGTGGCTCTGGCGCCTGCAGTCTGGATGCCAAACGCCGCAGTTAA
- a CDS encoding SDR family oxidoreductase — MSQQSCAVLIGATGGIGQAIAEQLCKQGKPLVLVGRNEHKLESLRKRLRELYPLVYTISRICDISSAEDRQQLLNVVEQLPMGVDLLINNAGINHLALFEQQSDEEISEIIQINSVYPLLLLKLFLPYFLQRDKPVQIINVGSTFGAIASPGFVAYSASKFALRGATEALGREYADTPVRIRYFSPRATLTDLNSEQVVSMNRAMKVQMDPPERVAKELVNFLNNRKSIYYVGWPEKLFVVINQLLPKLVSSEFRKSLPLIRKYASEKSS, encoded by the coding sequence ATGTCACAACAATCATGTGCAGTTCTGATTGGTGCAACTGGCGGAATCGGGCAGGCTATAGCTGAGCAATTATGCAAGCAGGGAAAACCTCTGGTTCTGGTAGGGCGTAACGAACACAAGCTGGAGTCATTAAGAAAGCGACTGCGGGAACTCTATCCACTTGTTTATACCATAAGTCGTATCTGTGATATCTCCAGCGCAGAGGATCGTCAACAGCTTTTAAATGTTGTTGAACAGCTGCCGATGGGAGTCGATTTGTTGATTAATAACGCCGGCATTAACCATTTGGCACTGTTTGAGCAGCAATCGGATGAGGAAATTTCCGAAATTATTCAGATAAACAGCGTCTATCCACTGTTATTACTGAAACTGTTTCTACCCTACTTTTTACAGAGAGATAAACCGGTGCAAATCATCAATGTCGGATCGACCTTTGGTGCCATCGCCAGCCCCGGTTTTGTTGCCTATTCCGCCAGCAAGTTTGCCCTGCGAGGTGCCACTGAGGCACTGGGTCGCGAATACGCCGATACCCCTGTACGCATTCGTTACTTCTCGCCTCGTGCGACACTCACTGACCTGAATAGTGAACAGGTGGTGTCCATGAACCGGGCAATGAAAGTACAGATGGATCCACCGGAGAGGGTTGCCAAAGAGCTGGTTAATTTTCTGAACAATAGAAAATCGATTTACTACGTCGGTTGGCCGGAGAAGCTGTTTGTGGTCATCAATCAATTGTTGCCCAAGCTGGTCAGCTCGGAATTTCGAAAGTCTCTGCCACTGATCAGAAAGTACGCCTCTGAGAAATCTTCTTAA
- a CDS encoding TauD/TfdA family dioxygenase: MTTTLLMKKMSTPLIEIRNALRSDGWILLRDEDYSLESFSELMLALCKKLTFDPARQYASRQTQSVDAGTVAVGLHIENGNTPLPPDVVAFHSALSASRGGRTTVCDGAVVYQGVPKDLQEKFTQSMTSSRYLPKALWQRYVANAFDVDDPEQVTRSDLDRLLNAIPGQQAEDADDGGVIYQMRFDPVRNDNLSNIPAFANAILGPSYNYQTPEYRFSDGTILTKDLIQEVAELCEKFTQEIAWQNGDVAIIDNKRVMHGRREILVPLSERKLYIGMGLGLND; encoded by the coding sequence ATGACGACAACCCTATTAATGAAAAAAATGTCGACCCCACTAATTGAAATTCGCAATGCGCTGCGCAGTGATGGCTGGATATTGCTGCGGGACGAGGATTACTCCCTGGAAAGTTTCAGTGAGTTGATGCTTGCCTTGTGCAAAAAATTAACATTTGATCCAGCGCGCCAGTACGCCTCGCGCCAGACTCAATCCGTCGATGCCGGTACTGTCGCTGTAGGACTTCATATTGAAAATGGTAATACACCATTGCCCCCGGACGTGGTGGCATTTCACAGTGCACTCAGTGCCAGTCGCGGTGGACGAACCACGGTCTGTGACGGCGCAGTGGTTTACCAGGGAGTGCCAAAAGATTTGCAGGAAAAGTTCACTCAGTCGATGACATCGAGCCGCTATCTGCCAAAAGCTCTCTGGCAACGCTATGTCGCCAATGCGTTTGATGTGGATGATCCAGAGCAGGTTACACGGAGTGATCTTGATCGATTGCTGAATGCCATCCCTGGCCAACAAGCAGAAGATGCCGATGACGGCGGTGTGATTTATCAGATGCGGTTTGATCCGGTTCGAAACGACAATCTTTCCAATATCCCGGCTTTTGCCAATGCCATTCTCGGGCCGTCCTACAACTACCAAACCCCAGAATATCGTTTTTCGGATGGCACGATATTGACCAAAGATTTGATTCAGGAAGTAGCAGAGCTTTGCGAGAAATTTACTCAGGAAATCGCCTGGCAAAATGGCGATGTTGCCATTATTGATAACAAACGGGTGATGCACGGCCGTCGCGAAATTCTGGTGCCCTTGTCGGAGCGTAAGCTTTATATCGGCATGGGCCTCGGTTTAAACGATTAA
- a CDS encoding AMP-binding protein yields the protein MKGILERIFYFAEQYPLAEAVVTPSEIISYSELVSRVESVKDELLSLKVKRLGIQLENCLDWIVLDLAAARADVVVVPIPLFFSDEQVGHLIADSQLDTVFINPKSKRILSDDIKLSSLYMKGLYLRLLTSPSNRTDPKVRKVTYTSGSTGKPKGVCLGDDSLDAITRSLSDVLNIYKVKRHISLIPFSTLLENIAGIYVSLSRGCSVVVDDVAEFGLSSNHQFDVDAFCRAVEKYRAEIVVLLPQMLKAIVEKADIERLTSLKFIAVGGGKVAPDLLLHCQKLKLPVFEGYGLSECASVVCINTPDEHRIGSVGKPLPHLKISIADNDEILISGPVMQGYLHDQGTDNVSHNIIHTGDAGYLDKDGYLHITGRIKNTIISSFGRNISPEWVESIFLGDKAIQQIAVFGESEPFLSAVIYSDVSDTGQELDMIIDRINRQLPDYAQVLRWHLSKQPFSASNGCLTENGKLNRQRIYQQFSNNLEQRERAV from the coding sequence ATGAAGGGAATTCTGGAGCGTATTTTTTATTTTGCTGAACAATATCCTTTGGCTGAGGCCGTAGTTACGCCGTCAGAAATCATCAGTTATTCAGAGCTTGTAAGCCGAGTAGAGTCAGTGAAAGACGAACTTCTTTCACTGAAAGTGAAACGGCTGGGTATTCAGCTGGAAAATTGCCTTGACTGGATTGTGCTGGATCTGGCCGCAGCCAGAGCTGACGTTGTTGTAGTTCCAATTCCACTGTTTTTCAGCGATGAGCAAGTTGGACATCTGATTGCAGATAGTCAGCTGGATACTGTTTTCATTAACCCGAAAAGTAAAAGGATTCTGTCTGATGATATAAAGCTTTCATCGTTATATATGAAGGGTTTGTATCTTCGCCTTCTAACTAGTCCATCAAACCGCACAGATCCCAAAGTCAGAAAGGTTACATACACTTCAGGGAGTACAGGCAAGCCTAAAGGAGTTTGTCTGGGCGATGACTCTCTGGATGCAATTACCCGCTCTTTATCTGACGTATTAAATATATACAAGGTCAAGCGTCATATCAGCCTGATTCCTTTTTCTACGCTACTGGAAAATATCGCTGGCATTTATGTCTCGCTTTCCCGGGGCTGCAGTGTAGTGGTTGACGATGTGGCTGAGTTTGGTTTGTCCTCAAATCACCAGTTTGATGTGGATGCTTTCTGCCGGGCAGTCGAAAAATACCGGGCAGAGATTGTGGTTTTGCTTCCCCAGATGTTGAAGGCAATCGTTGAGAAGGCTGATATTGAAAGGTTGACCAGCTTGAAATTTATTGCTGTCGGTGGTGGTAAAGTTGCTCCAGATCTACTGTTGCACTGTCAAAAGTTAAAGTTGCCGGTTTTTGAAGGCTACGGATTGTCCGAGTGTGCATCAGTGGTATGCATTAATACACCGGATGAACATCGCATTGGTAGTGTTGGTAAGCCGCTTCCACATTTGAAAATCAGTATTGCTGACAATGACGAAATTTTGATTTCCGGGCCAGTCATGCAAGGTTACCTCCACGATCAAGGCACTGACAATGTATCTCACAATATTATTCATACTGGAGATGCCGGATATCTAGATAAAGACGGCTACCTGCATATAACCGGTCGAATCAAAAACACCATTATTAGCAGTTTTGGACGGAATATTTCACCGGAGTGGGTGGAATCCATTTTCCTGGGGGACAAAGCCATTCAGCAAATTGCTGTATTTGGTGAATCTGAGCCATTTTTATCGGCGGTCATCTACAGCGATGTTTCTGACACCGGGCAGGAACTGGATATGATCATTGATCGTATTAACAGACAGTTGCCGGATTACGCCCAGGTGTTGAGGTGGCACCTGTCCAAACAACCATTCTCGGCAAGTAACGGCTGCCTGACCGAAAACGGCAAGCTCAATCGTCAAAGAATCTATCAACAGTTTTCCAATAATCTGGAACAGCGGGAGAGAGCTGTATGA
- a CDS encoding thermostable hemolysin: MSFQAKRTEFTTGDNLRNRSSIDAVLPAANQHPLMPVAETFTLCGLMSDEPLRIQRCLASDYERQEVSDFISSVYYAVHHAVLKAFMPELFSIRDSSYQLVAAVGLRPIQDEPIFLEQYLTCQVEKCIRPFAGRDVPRQSIAEVGNLASISAGSGRNLIAFLVHYMAENQIDWAVFTGTNAVRGALTRMGITYHMIEKADPERLGEDRLLWGNYYNNSPFVLGVNIQLAHQVLKDKYHYGRCPL; encoded by the coding sequence ATGAGCTTCCAGGCCAAGCGTACTGAATTTACTACCGGCGATAATCTACGCAATCGTTCGAGTATCGATGCTGTACTGCCAGCTGCGAATCAGCATCCGCTGATGCCGGTGGCAGAGACGTTTACACTATGTGGCTTGATGTCAGATGAGCCTCTGCGGATTCAACGTTGTTTGGCGTCTGATTACGAGCGTCAGGAAGTTTCCGATTTTATCAGTTCAGTCTATTACGCCGTTCATCATGCAGTGCTTAAGGCTTTTATGCCTGAGTTATTCAGTATTCGAGATAGTAGCTATCAGCTGGTGGCTGCTGTTGGCTTACGTCCTATCCAGGATGAGCCAATTTTCCTTGAGCAATACCTGACCTGCCAGGTAGAGAAGTGCATCCGTCCTTTTGCTGGTCGTGATGTCCCTCGCCAATCTATTGCAGAAGTGGGAAACCTGGCATCGATCTCTGCAGGATCGGGCCGAAACCTGATTGCCTTTCTTGTCCACTACATGGCCGAAAATCAGATCGACTGGGCAGTGTTTACCGGTACCAATGCAGTTCGGGGTGCACTGACCAGAATGGGAATTACCTACCATATGATTGAAAAAGCTGATCCAGAGCGACTTGGCGAAGATCGGCTCTTGTGGGGAAACTACTACAACAACAGTCCATTTGTTTTGGGAGTCAATATCCAATTGGCTCACCAGGTTCTTAAGGATAAATACCATTACGGACGCTGCCCGCTATGA